One region of Culex pipiens pallens isolate TS chromosome 2, TS_CPP_V2, whole genome shotgun sequence genomic DNA includes:
- the LOC120428765 gene encoding uncharacterized protein LOC120428765 → MFIFSAKFLSVRSNIGRPRLEEQQTDLLKAICDIAIYGSAAQDKRQFEAIRSIHTLDELKDALFHQGFKLSRSATYLRLLPRRSNTAEGGRHVNPVPVKLQKATNTKHHDHSDGRFCTSTIRSLEELSSLLGPEEVAFLSQDDKARVVIGLTAANKQSPFLMHIEYRVKLPDHNWVVAQRHKLIPSVTAGIIIKKNGLGKPEAVGYSGPTYVGIRSGKHSSSTAYSHALDFKRLTELEEFAPILRHDGIIKPVVVIVVDGGPDENPRYRKVIQVAIHHFLEHNLDAIFIATNAPGRSAFNRVERRMSPLSRELAGLILPHDHYGSHLDSQMRTTDEHLERQNFKFAGKTLAEVWGGLIIDGYPTVAEFIEPEASEVDPESLDQCWFSNHVRTSQYMLQIVKCDNRSCCSPLRSSLSTVLPGRFLPPPIPLIHSSDGLKAAGKDDHQHFPSLFVAISLDVSKILPKSYLGFKKIPYDLFCPSQTNLVNDRICTTCGLYHASLVMLKEHKKEHKVTAATKKIRSKRVVTRRRNELLVATADGGDLDWLDSDTVDLTGIPMDWAEGVENLNDSHPIIDIEKHLLNPWGED, encoded by the exons atgtttatatTCTCAGCCAAGTTCCTGTCAGTAAGATCAAACATCGGCCGTCCACGCCTGGAAGAGCAGCAAACAGATTTATTGAAGGCCATCTGTGATATCGCGATCTACGGTTCGGCGGCTCAGGACAAGCGACAGTTTGAAGCGATTCGAAGTATTCATACATTGGACGAACTCAAAGATGCGCTGTTCCACCAAGGTTTCAAGCTGAGTAGATCTGCAACCTACTTACGATTGCTGCCACGTAGATCGAACACTGCGGAAGGGGGACGTCACGTCAATCCAGTTCCGGTCAAACTGCAAAAAGCCACTAACACCAAGCACCATGATCATTCAGATGGTCGATTTTGCACGTCTACAATTCGGTCTCTGGAAGAGCTCTCTTCACTGCTAGGACCGGAAGAGGTTGCATTTCTAAGCCAGGACGACAAAGCGCGAGTTGTAATCGGTTTAACAGCCGCAAACAAACAGTCCCCATTCTTGATGCACATCGAATACCGAGTTAAACTTCCAGACCACAACTGGGTCGTCGCACAGCGACACAAGCTTATCCCATCAGTCACCGCTGGAATAATTATCAAGAAAAATGGATTGGGAAAGCCGGAGGCTGTTGGGTATTCCGGTCCGACATACGTTGGAATCCGCTCCGGAAAGCACTCGTCGTCAACCGCGTATTCTCATGCACTGGATTTCAAACGATTGACCGAGCTGGAAGAATTTGCGCCGATCTTGCGTCATGATGGGATCATCAAACCCGTGGTTGTGATTGTGGTGGATGGTGGGCCTGACGAAAACCCGCGCTATCGCAAGGTTATTCAGGTCGCCATCCACCACTTTCTTGAACATAACCTTGATGCCATATTCATCGCGACTAACGCGCCGGGAAGAAGTGCCTTCAACCGGGTCGAAAGACGGATGTCCCCGTTAAGCCGAGAGCTAGCAGGTCTAATCCTCCCTCACGATCATTATGGATCACATCTAGACTCACAAATGCGGACCACAGATGAACATTTGGAGCGGCAGAATTTCAAGTTCGCTGGAAAAACGCTTGCGGAGGTTTGGGGTGGGCTGATCATTGATGGATATCCGACGGTTGCTGAATTTATTGAGCCAGAAGCGTCAGAAGTTGACCCCGAATCGTTGGACCAATGCTGGTTTTCGAACCACGTTCGAACCAGCCAATACATGCTCCAGATTGTGAAGTGTGATAATAG ATCCTGCTGTTCGCCACTGCGAAGCTCTTTGTCGACGGTACTTCCTGGACGGTTTCTTCCTCCACCAATTCCGCTTATCCACTCGTCCGATGGACTAAAAGCGGCAGGAAAGGATGACCACCAACACTTTCCATCTTTGTTTGTCGCCATTTCACTCGACGTTTCGAAGATCCTACCAAAATCTTATCTTGGGTTCAAGAAAATCCCGTATGATCTGTTTTGCCCTTCTCAGACCAATCTGGTCAACGATCGGATCTGTACGACCTGTGGACTGTACCATGCGTCTCTAGTTATGCTTAAGGAGCATAAAAAAGAGCACAAAGTTACGGCAGCGACGAAGAAGATTCGTTCCAAGCGTGTCGTGACCAGACGACGAAATGAGCTATTAGTGGCGACAGCGGACGGCGGTGATCTTGACTGGCTGGATAGTGATACAGTTGATCTCACTGGTATCCCCATGGATTGGGCAGAAGGTGTTGAGAACTTAAACGATTCACATCCCATAATTGATATCGAAAAACATCTGCTAAATCCTTGGGGTGAAGATTAG